One Coccinella septempunctata chromosome 8, icCocSept1.1, whole genome shotgun sequence genomic window carries:
- the LOC123318330 gene encoding serine/threonine-protein kinase 4-like, with translation MPEVLHRLAAPPLGWRNFEAFLGEGGFGRVYSDSARERCQEGQRRSVKEVRLDPEAAREAELMDLFDHRNVLPLIKTLVEPPYLYFALALYEEDFGDLPRLRGSEEGPLVLLSDGPPDRSGFGVAEQLAPCRPLLNELAGTPMYWSPEQLRREPYDTAVDLWALGLVAMDVGTGRPIAY, from the exons ATGCCCGAGGTTCTCCACAGACTTGCAGCACCTCCACTTG GATGGAGAAATTTCGAGGCCTTTCTGGGGGAAGGCGGCTTTGGCCGCGTTTATAGTGATAGTGCCAGGGAACGATGCCAAGAGGGCCAACGTCGATCCGTCAAAGAGGTCCGCCTGGATCCAGAAGCCGCCAGGGAAGCGGAATTAATGGACCTCTTTGACCACCGTAATGTCCTACCGCTCATCAAGACGTTGGTGGAGCCCCCGTACCTGTACTTCGCCTTGGCATTGTATGAGGAGGATTTTGGGGACCTGCCTCGCCTGAGAGGGTCCGAGGAGGGGCCCCTCGTCCTTCTTTCGGATGGTCCGCCAGATCGAT CCGGCTTTGGAGTGGCCGAGCAACTGGCACCGTGCCGACCACTCCTGAACGAGTTGGCTGGCACTCCAATGTACTGGAGCCCGGAACAACTCCGCCGGGAACCTTACGACACCGCGGTGGACCTGTGGGCCTTAGGACTTGTGGCCATGGACGTGGGCACGGGCCGGCCGATAGCCTACTAG